Proteins encoded within one genomic window of Ailuropoda melanoleuca isolate Jingjing chromosome 16, ASM200744v2, whole genome shotgun sequence:
- the LOC100483548 gene encoding olfactory receptor 10V1, with translation MGDENQTVDIQFHFHPFSPILEIQILIFAAFLLMYIGSLIGNATIFLTDWAERSLHTPMYFFLANLAVLEIFYSSTVAPLALVNLLTMGRIPISFTGCGTQMFFFVFLGSADCILLGIMAYDRFVAIRDPLRYTLCAQLCAQLAMGALVLGFILALQLTALIFHLPFCGHNRITHFYCDVLPILRLACGDTRMQEAMIFTVSVIILTIPFSLISISYIFIVAAILKIRSAEGRHKAFSTCSSHLTVVLLQYGCCSLIYLRPSSSYDPEMGRVVSVVYTFVTPVLNPLIYSMRNKKLKDTLKKVMKRHLLH, from the coding sequence ATGGGGGATGAAAACCAAACCGTAGACATCCAGTTCCACTTTCACCCATTTTCACCCATTCTGGAGatacaaatacttatttttgcGGCTTTCCTGCTAATGTATATTGGCAGTCTTATTGGGAATGCCACAATCTTCCTCACTGACTGGGCAGAGCGATCACTCCACACTCCCATGTATTTCTTTCTGGCCAATCTGGCAGTCCTGGAGATCTTTTACTCTTCCACTGTTGCCCCTCTTGCTTTGGTCAACCTCCTGACCATGGGGAGAATACCCATCTCTTTCACAGGCTGTGGCACACAgatgttcttctttgtctttctggGCAGTGCTGACTGTATCCTCTTGGGGATCATGGCTTATGATCGGTTTGTAGCTATTCGGGATCCCCTGCGTTACACCCTGTGTGCCCAGCTGTGTGCCCAGCTGGCTATGGGAGCCCTGGTCCTTGGTTTCATTCTAGCCTTACAACTAACAGCTCTGATTTTCCACCTGCCATTTTGTGGCCACAACAGAATTACTCACTTCTACTGTGATGTGCTCCCCATCCTGCGGTTGGCCTGTGGAGATACTCGAATGCAAGAAGCCATGATCTTCACTGTCAGTGTCATCATCCTTACCATTCCCTTTTCCCTGATCTCCATCTCATACATCTTCATCGTGGCCGCCATTTTGAAGATCCGCTCTGCAGAGGGGCGGCAcaaggccttctccacctgctcttCTCATCTAACCGTGGTTCTCCTCCAGTATGGCTGCTGCAGCCTTATCTATTTACGCCCCAGCTCTAGCTACGACCCAGAAATGGGTCGTGTGGTGTCTGTTGTTTACACTTTTGTCACCCCTGTCTTAAACCCCTTGATTTACAGTATGAGGAACAAGAAGCTGAAAGATACACTAAAGAAGgtcatgaaaagacatttgcTGCACTAG
- the LOC100481792 gene encoding olfactory receptor 10V1 — MEQINKTAKIQFFFRPFSADHKIQVGIFVAFLVMYLTSLSGNTTVAVLVQTNHSLHVPMYFFLANLAVLEIFYTSAIAPLALANLLSMGKTPVSIPGCGTQMFFFVFLGGADCVLLAVMAYDRFVAICHPLQYTRIMSWPLCVELMVGSLVLGFLLSLPLTILIFHLPFCNDDEICHFYCDMPAVMRLACADTHVHETALYIISFIVLSIPLSLISISYVFIVAAVVRIRSAEGRHRAFSTCSSHILVVLLQYGCTSFIYLSPSSSYSPEMGRVVSVVYTFITPILNPLIYSIRNKELKDALRRALRKF; from the coding sequence ATGgaacaaatcaataaaactgcAAAGATACAGTTCTTCTTTCGTCCATTCTCAGCTGACCATAAGATCCAGGTGGGGATTTTCGTGGCCTTCCTGGTGATGTACTTGACTAGCCTCAGTGGAAACACCACAGTTGCAGTCCTTGTCCAGACCAACCACTCCCTCCACgtccccatgtacttcttcctggctaACCTGGCCGTTCTGGAAATCTTCTATACATCTGCCATTGCCCCACTGGCCTTGGCAAACCTCCTTTCGATGGGCAAAACTCCTGTTTCCATCCCTGGATGTGGGACCCAGATGTTTTTCTTCGTCTTCTTGGGTGGAGCTGATTGTGTCCTGCTTGCGGTCATGGCTTATGACCGGTTCGTGGCAATCTGTCACCCTCTACAATACACCCGCATCATGAGCTGGCCCTTGTGTGTGGAGCTGATGGTAGGGTCCCTGGTGCTGGGGTTCCTGCTGTCGCTGCCACTGACTATTTTAATCTTCCATCTCCCATTCTGCAACGACGACGAGATCTGCCACTTCTACTGTGACATGCCTGCAGTCATGCGCCTGGCCTGTGCAGACACACACGTTCACGAGACTGCCCTGTACATCATCAGCTTCATAGTCCTAAGCATCCCCCTCTCATTAATCTCCATCTCCTATGTCTTCATCGTGGCGGCCGTTGTACGGATCCGGTCGGCGGAAGGACGCCATCgagccttctccacctgctcctctcaCATCTTAGTGGTCCTCCTGCAGTACGGCTGCACCAGCTTCATATACTTGTCCCCCAGTTCCAGCTACTCTCCTGAGATGGGCCGGGTGGTGTCCGTGGTCTACACCTTCATCACTCCCATTCTAAACCCCCTAATCTACAGTATAAGGAACAAGGAACTGAAAGATGCCCTAAGGAGGGCACTGAGGAAGTTCTAG
- the LOC117796726 gene encoding LOW QUALITY PROTEIN: olfactory receptor 10V1-like (The sequence of the model RefSeq protein was modified relative to this genomic sequence to represent the inferred CDS: inserted 2 bases in 1 codon; deleted 1 base in 1 codon) — translation MEEENQTGGVYFHFQPFSTDPAVVPLIFVALLLLYLGSLVGNMSIGLTIWXEIPLHTPMDFLFVLAMLEVGYSTNIAPLTLASIFSMGQMLISLPTCGAQMLFFILLGGSDGVLLAVMAYDSYAATCPPLHYSLIMSQQLCGQMTSGSLGLGFLLSLPLTILICHLPFCGPNEIYHFFCDMPAVTRLACADMHVHKTALYVLGVAAVAIPFLLICLSYGCIVAAILRMNSAEGKRRAFSTCSSHLIMVLLQYGSCTLIYLRPSSSYSPEEGWAVSVVYTFFSPVLNPLIYSIRNQEVTEAVRRLMARTFRKPS, via the exons ATGGAAGAGGAAAACCAGACTGGAGGGGTCTACTTCCACTTTCAGCCCTTCTCAACAGACCCAGCGGTGGTTCCCCTCATATTTGTGGCCCTCTTGCTTTTGTACTTAGGAAGTCTTGTTGGGAACATGAGCATTGGGCTCACCATCTG TGAGATCCCTCTCCATACCCCGATGGACTTCCTCTTTGTCCTGGCCATGCTGGAGGTTGGTTACTCTACCAACATCGCTCCCCTGACTCTGGCTAGCATCTTTTCCATG GGGCAGATGCTTATCTCTCTCCCTACCTGTGGGGCCCAGATGCTCTTCTTCATCCTTCTTGGAGGGTCTGACGGTGTCTTGCTTGCCGTCATGGCCTACGACAGCTATGCAGCCACCTGTCCTCCACTGCATTACAGCCTCATCATGAGTCAGCAGCTCTGTGGGCAGATGACGTCAGGTTCTTTGGGGCTGGGATTCCTGTTGTCGCTGCCTTTGACCATTCTGATCTGCCACCTTCCATTCTGCGGCCCCAACGAAATCTACCACTTCTTCTGTGACATGCCTGCAGTCACGCGCTTGGCCTGTGCAGACATGCATGTGCACAAGACTGCTCTCTATGTCCTCGGTGTGGCCGCCGTGGCAATCCCCTTCCTCCTTATCTGTCTTTCCTATGGCTGCATCGTGGCCGCCATCCTGAGGATGAATTCAGCTGAGGGCAAGCGCCGGGCTTTCTCCACCTGTTCCTCCCACCTCATCATGGTTCTCCTGCAGTATGGGAGTTGCACCCTTATCTACCTTCGCCCCAGCTCCAGCTACTCTCCAGAAGAGGGCTGGGCAGTGTCTGTTGTCTACACCTTTTTTTCACCAGTGCTAAACCCCTTGATCTATAGCATAAGGAATCAAGAGGTGACTGAGGCAGTAAGGAGACTTATGGCAAGAACGTTCAGGAAACCTTCCTAG